The following are encoded in a window of Numida meleagris isolate 19003 breed g44 Domestic line chromosome 11, NumMel1.0, whole genome shotgun sequence genomic DNA:
- the MBD4 gene encoding methyl-CpG-binding domain protein 4 isoform X1 gives MERARQRRASPGGGSGAGGAEGMKLRSKRALAQRCRSAGRAPGGAGAAAPAGSRARDGEGDGTRSDQRGRARGKGAGSALRCGDPILKGVEAEECPNGAEPEADGRGVRNGRVRRSSAKSNGGSTQSKRRRKACSKQETERVQNKTSCKETDACVPEGRGAGGLCAAPGRAGTRQHRVVPGPGAQLGAGSAPRQERLQSAAGACEGMGSGAAPAVRAEEETGGWKTGEERGPGDPGTRDSKSDTEANADALQPCDKKSFTAVKVPQEESVPRTQVDRRKTSPYFSSKYSKEAPSPPRRKAFRKWTPPRSPFNLVQETLFHDPWKLLIATIFLNKTSGKMAIPVLWEFLRKYPSPEVARTADWKEMSELLRPLGLYALRAKTIIKFSDEYLSKQWKYPIELHGIGKYGNDSYRIFCINEWKEVQPQDHKLNIYHTWLWENHEKLSVD, from the exons ATGGAGCGAGCGCGCCAGCGACGCGCGTCTCCGGGCGGCGGGAGCGGCGCGGGCGG TGCTGAAGGAATGAAGCTGCGATCGAAGCGGGCCCTTGCGCAGCGCTGCCGTTCCGCCGGGCGGGCCCCGGGAGGCGCTGGTGCTGCAGCCCCGGCTGGGAGCCGCGCGCGGGACGGCGAAGGGGACGGAACGCGGAGCGACCAGCGCGGCCGTGCGCGGGGAAAAGGCGCCGGGTCCGCTCTGCGCTGCGGGGATCCGATCCTGAAGGGCGTGGAAGCGGAGGAGTGCCCGAACGGCGCCGAACCAGAGGCAGATGGAAGAGGCGTTCGGAACGGCAGAGTCAGAAGGAGCTCCGCGAAAAGTAACGGAGGGAGCACCCAAAGCAAGAGGCGGAGAAAAGCGTGTAGCAAACAGGAAACGGAACGCGTTCAAAACAAGACGTCCTGTAAAGAGACAGACGCGTGTGTCCCGGAGGGCCGGGGTGCGGGCGGTCTGTGCGCAGCCCCGGGGCGTGCGGGGACGCGGCAGCATCGCGTCGTTCCCGGGCCGGGCGCGCAGCTGGGAGCGGGCTCAGCTCCCCGGCAGGAGCGGCTGCAGAGCGCGGCGGGTGCGTGCGAGGGAATGGGCTCTGGTGCAGCACCTGCTGTGCGAGCCGAGGAGGAAACCGGCGGATGGAAAACAGGGGAAGAGAGAGGCCCGGGGGATCCGGGGACCCGGGATTCTAAATCTGACACCGAAGCAAATGCTGATGCCTTGCAGCCTTGTGACAAGAAAAGCTTCACAGCAGTTAAAGTACCACAAG aagaatCTGTCCCACGGACACAAGTGGATAGGAGGAAAACGAGTccatatttttcaagtaaatacAGTAAAGAAG CTCCCAGCCCACCTAGGAGGAAGGCCTTCAGAAAATGGACTCCTCCACGCTCCCCTTTTAATTTGGTCCAAGAAACACTTTTCCATGATCCATGGAAACTTCTCATTGCGACCATATTTCTCAATAAGACTTCAG GTAAAATGGCAATTCCTGTGCTCTGGGAGTTCCTCAGGAAATACCCTTCTCCCGAAGTAGCCAGAACTGCAGACTGGAAAGAAATGTCGGAGCTGCTCAGACCTCTTGGCCTCTATGCACTCAGAGCAAAAACTATCATCAAGTTTTCAG ACGAGTACCTGAGCAAGCAGTGGAAGTACCCCATCGAGCTGCACGGAATCGGGAAGTATGGGAATGACTCCTACAGAATCTTCTGCATCAACGAATGGAAAGag GTGCAGCCGCAGGACCACAAGCTGAACATCTACCACACGTGGCTCTGGGAAAACCATGAGAAGCTGAGCGTGGACTGA
- the RPL32 gene encoding 60S ribosomal protein L32, whose amino-acid sequence MPALRPLVKPKIVKKRTKKFIRHQSDRYVKIKRNWRKPRGIDNRVRRRFKGQILMPNIGYGSNKKTKHMLPTGFRKFLVHNVKELEVLMMSNKSYCAEIAHNVSSKNRKVIVERAAQLAIKITNPNARLRSEENE is encoded by the exons ATGCCTGCCCTCCGGCCTCTCGTGAAGCCTAAGATCGTTAAGAAGAGGACCAAGAAGTTCATCCGCCATCAGTCCGATCGCTATGTCAAGATCAAG CGCAACTGGCGGAAACCGAGAGGTATCGATAACAGAGTTCGCAGGAGGTTCAAGGGCCAGATCCTGATGCCCAACATTGGTTATGGGAGCAACAAGAAGACAAAGCATATGCTGCCCACTGGATTCAGGAAGTTTCTGGTCCACAATGTCAAAGAGCTGGAGGTGCTCATGATGAGCAACAA GTCATACTGTGCAGAGATCGCTCACAACGTGTCTTCCAAGAACCGGAAGGTAATTGTGgagagagcagctcagctcgCCATCAAGATCACCAATCCAAATGCCAGACTGCGCAGTGAGGAAAATGAATAA
- the LOC110405036 gene encoding cullin-associated NEDD8-dissociated protein 1-like → MASVSYHISNLLEKMTSTDKDFRFMATNDLMMELQKDSIKLDEDSEKKVVKMLLKLLEDKNGEVQNLAVKCLGPLVGKVKEYQVETIVDTLCTNMLSDKEQLRDISSIGLKTVISELPPASTGSAMTANVCKKITAQLTGAIGKQEDVSVQLEALDILSDMLSRLGGTLYSFHSSILNCLLPQLTSPRLAVRKRAIIALGHLVLTCSGNIFSELTEHLIAELKKNESTSTTRTYIQCIAGISRQAGHRIGEHLEKIIPLIVQYCNVDDDELREYCFQAFESFVRRCPKEIDPHIPNVMSLCLKYITFDPNYNYDNEEEEEEERMETENGEGEEQESDDEYSDDDDISWKVRRAAAKCLEAVVSSRHDLLQDFYKTLSPVLISRFKEREENVKADIFSAYISLLKQTLPIQSWLHASDDSGKDDVSLTMLQNQVPNIVKALHKQLKDKSIKSRQGCFSLLTELANVLPGCLADHIPALVPGIVFSLADKSSSSNMRIDALSFLHVLLCNHQPEAFHPHIKSLLPPVVACIGDPFYKITSEALLVAQQLVKVIRPLDKPCTFDAKPYVKDLFPSTLKRLKAADIDQEVKERAISCMGQIIYNLGDHLSADLQPTLKIFLERLKNEITRLTTVKALTLIASSPLKIDLRPILGEGFPILASFLRKNQRALKLSTLAALDILVKNYSDSLKPAMIESVLTELPALISENDMHVSQVAITFLTTLAKGYPSCVSKITGSVLAEIFQLVHSPLLQGGALNAIIDFFQALVLTKAATVGYSELMKQLTAPVYSSGSSGELPVLHKQAYYSAAKCVAALSSACPKEAPGTVNQFIQDVKSPKCSSAVKVLAFLSLAEMGRTTNLTSAQKELKAVILQAFTSPSEEVKSAASYALGNISVGNLKEYLPFMLKEIESQPKRQYLLLHSLKEVISSSPADGLKPYVEDIWALLFKHCECSEEGTRNVVAECLGKLTLVNPSELLPRLKKQLSSGSPHARSTVVTAVKFTIADHPQPIDALLKGCIGNFLKTLQDSDLNVRRVALAMFNSAAHNKPSLIRDLLNAVLPSLYNETKVRRELIREVEMGPFKHTVDDGLDVRKAAFECMYTLLESCLDRLDIYEYLNHVEDGLKDHYDIQMLTFIMLARLSALCPNAVLQRLERLIEPLRATCSTKVKAGSVKQEFEKQDELKRSAMRAVAALLTIPEAEKSPAMAEFSSQIRSSPEMASLFESIQKDTAALPTTESMDMS, encoded by the exons atttatgGCCACCAATGACCTGATGATGGAACTGCAAAAAGATTCTATAAAACTAGATGAAGACAGTGAGAAAAAAGTggtgaaaatgcttttgaaattgcTGGAAGACAAAAATGGGGAAGTACAGAACCTCGCTGTCAAGTG TCTGGGCCCGCTGGTTGGCAAAGTGAAGGAGTACCAGGTAGAAACCATTGTGGATACACTGTGCACAAACATGTTATCGGACAAGGAGCAGCTGCGGGACATCTCCAGCATTGGACTGAAAACAGTCATCTCTGAGTTGCCACCAGCTTCTACAG GCTCTGCCATGACAGCAAATGTATGCAAAAAGATCACAGCCCAGCTGACGGGAGCTATTGGCAAGCAGGAGGATGTGTCTGTGCAGCTGGAGGCTCTTGACATCCTGTCAGATATGTTGAGCAG GCTAGGGGGAACGCTCTACTCTTTCCATTCTTCCATCCTGAACTGCCTCCTTCCTCAGCTGACAAGCCCCAGGTTGGCAGTACGTAAAAGAGCCATCATCGCTTTGGGGCATCTCGTCCTGACCTGCAGTGGGAACATCTTCTCAGAGCTCACAGAGCATCTTATTGCTGAGCTGAAGAAGAATGAGTCTACCTCAACTACCAGGACCTACATTCAGTGCATTGCTGGCATCAGTAGGCAGGCTGGACACCGCATAG GAGAACATCTGGAGAAGATAATTCCTCTGATTGTTCAGTACTGTAACGTGGATGATGATGAGTTGAGAGAGTACTGCTTTCAGGCGTTTGAGTCTTTTGTGAGAAG GTGCCCAAAAGAAATTGACCCTCACATCCCAAATGTGATGAGTCTGTGTTTGAAGTACATCACCTTTGACCCAAACTACAACTATGAcaatgaggaggaggaagaggaagagaggatggaaactgaaaatggagaggGTGAAGAGCAAG AAAGCGATGATGAGTACAGCGATGATGATGACATCAGCTGGAAAGTCCGCAGGGCTGCAGCAAAGTGCCTGGAGGCCGTTGTCAGCAGCAGGCATGATCTCCTTCAGGACTTCTACAAAACCCTTTCTCCAGTTTTGATAAGCAGATttaaggagagagaggagaatgTCAAAGCTGACATCTTCAGTGCTTATATCTCCTTGCTGAAGCAAACGCTGCCCATCCAGAGCTGGCTGCATGCTTCAGATGACTCTGGCAAAGATGATGTTTCCCTGACAATGCTACAGAACCAG GTTCCCAACATTGTCAAGGCCTTGCACAAGCAGCTCAAAGACAAAAGCATCAAGTCAAGACAGGGTTGTTTCAGCCTCCTGACGGAGCTGGCCAATGTTCTTCCTGGTTGCCTGGCAGATCACATCCCTGCACTAGTGCCTG GCATTGTTTTCTCCTTGGCCGATAAATCCAGCTCCTCCAACATGAGAATTGACGCACTGTCTTTCCTTCACGTCCTTCTTTGCAACCACCAGCCAGAGGCGTTTCATCCTCATATCAAAAGCCTGTTACCTCCAGTCGTGGCCTGTATTGGAGACCCCTTCTATAAGATCACGTCAGAAGCTCTGCTGGTCGCTCAGCAGCTTGTGAAGGTTATCAGGCCTTTGGACAAACCTTGCACTTTTGATGCCAAGCCATATGTGAAGGACCTTTTCCCCAGTACTCTGAAACGATTGAAGGCAGCTGACATTGACCAGGAAGTAAAAGAGCGTGCTATCTCCTGTATGGGACAAATCATTTACAATCTGGGAGACCACTTAAGCGCTGATCTGCAGCCAACCTTGAAGATATTTCTGGAGAGGCTCAAAAATGAAATCACCCGACTGACAACAGTTAAAGCGTTGACTCTCATTGCCAGTTCTCCACTTAAAATAGACTTAAGACCTATTCTAGGGGAAGGTTTCCCCATTCTGGCTTCCTTCTTGAGAAAGAATCAACGTGCCTTGAAATTGAGCACTCTGGCCGCGCTGGATATTCTGGTGAAGAACTACAGTGACAGCCTTAAGCCTGCCATGATAGAGTCTGTTCTCACAGAGCTCCCTGCTTTAATTAGTGAGAATGACATGCACGTTTCCCAGGTGGCGATCACGTTCCTTACTACTTTAGCTAAGGGCTATCCGTCCTGCGTCTCCAAGATCACTGGTTCCGTTCTTGCTGAAATCTTTCAGCTTGTCCACTCGCCTTTGCTTCAAGGAGGGGCTCTGAACGCTATCATAGACTTCTTCCAGGCTCTGGTTCTGACAAAAGCAGCCACTGTGGGCTACTCGGAGCTGATGAAGCAGCTGACTGCACCTGTTTACTCCTCAGGTTCATCTGGGGAATTGCCAGTGTTACACAAACAGGCGTATTATTCTGCTGCAAAGTGCGTGGCAGCCCTTTCCTCAGCCTGCCCCAAAGAAGCCCCTGGGACAGTGAACCAGTTTATCCAGGATGTAAAAAGCCCcaaatgcagctctgctgtaaaGGTGCTGGCCTTCCTTTCGCTGGCAGAGATGGGGCGCACCACGAACCTTACGAGTGCTCAGAAGGAGCTCAAAGCTGTCATCCTGCAAGCATTCACTTCCCCCAGCGAAGAGGTGAAATCTGCTGCTTCCTATGCACTGGGGAACATCAGTGTTGGAAATCTTAAGGAGTATCTTCCCTTCATGCTGAAAGAGATTGAAAGCCAGCCCAAGAGACAGTACCTGCTGCTGCACTCTTTAAAAGAAGTCATTAGCTCTTCCCCAGCTGACGGCCTCAAGCCTTATGTGGAGGATATTTGGGCTCTGCTTTTTAAGCACTGCGAGTGCTCAGAAGAAGGGACACGCAACGTGGTGGCTGAATGCCTGGGGAAGCTGACTCTGGTGAATCcttctgagctgctgcctcGGCTGAAAAAACAGCTGTCATCAG GCTCTCCACATGCTCGGAGTACAGTGGTCACTGCAGTCAAATTCACAATTGCAGACCATCCTCAACCTATTGATGCTCTCCTGAAAGGCTGCATTG GTAACTTCTTAAAAACTCTTCAGGATTCAGACCTGAATGTTCGACGTGTGGCTTTAGCCATGTTTAATTCTGCTGCTCACAACAAACCTTCTTTAATCCGGGACTTGCTAAATGCAGTTCTCCCCAGTTTATATAATGAAACAAAGGTCAGAAGAGAACTCATCCGAGAG gTAGAAATGGGGCCTTTCAAACACACAGTGGATGATGGCCTTGACGTGaggaaagctgcttttgaaTGCATGTACACGCTGCTGGAAAGCTGTCTTGACCGGCTGGATATCTATGAGTACCTGAACCATGTGGAGGATGGACTGAAGGATCACTATGATATTCAG ATGCTGACTTTCATAATGCTGGCTCGGCTGTCTGCGCTCTGTCCTAATGCAGTCCTGCAGAGGCTCGAGCGACTGATCGAACCGCTCCGGGCAACCTGCTCCACCAAG GTAAAAGCTGGTTCAGTGAAGCAGGAGTTTGAAAAGCAGGATGAATTGAAGCGATCAGCAATGAGAGCAGTAGCTGCTCTCCTGACCATCcctgaagcagagaaaagccCAGCGATGgctgaattttcttctcaaatcaGATCCAGTCCTGAAATGGCGTCGCTTTTTGAAAGTATTCAGAAAGAtactgctgctctgcccacTACAGAGTCGATGGACATGAGCTAA
- the MBD4 gene encoding methyl-CpG-binding domain protein 4 isoform X2, which yields MKLRSKRALAQRCRSAGRAPGGAGAAAPAGSRARDGEGDGTRSDQRGRARGKGAGSALRCGDPILKGVEAEECPNGAEPEADGRGVRNGRVRRSSAKSNGGSTQSKRRRKACSKQETERVQNKTSCKETDACVPEGRGAGGLCAAPGRAGTRQHRVVPGPGAQLGAGSAPRQERLQSAAGACEGMGSGAAPAVRAEEETGGWKTGEERGPGDPGTRDSKSDTEANADALQPCDKKSFTAVKVPQEESVPRTQVDRRKTSPYFSSKYSKEAPSPPRRKAFRKWTPPRSPFNLVQETLFHDPWKLLIATIFLNKTSGKMAIPVLWEFLRKYPSPEVARTADWKEMSELLRPLGLYALRAKTIIKFSDEYLSKQWKYPIELHGIGKYGNDSYRIFCINEWKEVQPQDHKLNIYHTWLWENHEKLSVD from the exons ATGAAGCTGCGATCGAAGCGGGCCCTTGCGCAGCGCTGCCGTTCCGCCGGGCGGGCCCCGGGAGGCGCTGGTGCTGCAGCCCCGGCTGGGAGCCGCGCGCGGGACGGCGAAGGGGACGGAACGCGGAGCGACCAGCGCGGCCGTGCGCGGGGAAAAGGCGCCGGGTCCGCTCTGCGCTGCGGGGATCCGATCCTGAAGGGCGTGGAAGCGGAGGAGTGCCCGAACGGCGCCGAACCAGAGGCAGATGGAAGAGGCGTTCGGAACGGCAGAGTCAGAAGGAGCTCCGCGAAAAGTAACGGAGGGAGCACCCAAAGCAAGAGGCGGAGAAAAGCGTGTAGCAAACAGGAAACGGAACGCGTTCAAAACAAGACGTCCTGTAAAGAGACAGACGCGTGTGTCCCGGAGGGCCGGGGTGCGGGCGGTCTGTGCGCAGCCCCGGGGCGTGCGGGGACGCGGCAGCATCGCGTCGTTCCCGGGCCGGGCGCGCAGCTGGGAGCGGGCTCAGCTCCCCGGCAGGAGCGGCTGCAGAGCGCGGCGGGTGCGTGCGAGGGAATGGGCTCTGGTGCAGCACCTGCTGTGCGAGCCGAGGAGGAAACCGGCGGATGGAAAACAGGGGAAGAGAGAGGCCCGGGGGATCCGGGGACCCGGGATTCTAAATCTGACACCGAAGCAAATGCTGATGCCTTGCAGCCTTGTGACAAGAAAAGCTTCACAGCAGTTAAAGTACCACAAG aagaatCTGTCCCACGGACACAAGTGGATAGGAGGAAAACGAGTccatatttttcaagtaaatacAGTAAAGAAG CTCCCAGCCCACCTAGGAGGAAGGCCTTCAGAAAATGGACTCCTCCACGCTCCCCTTTTAATTTGGTCCAAGAAACACTTTTCCATGATCCATGGAAACTTCTCATTGCGACCATATTTCTCAATAAGACTTCAG GTAAAATGGCAATTCCTGTGCTCTGGGAGTTCCTCAGGAAATACCCTTCTCCCGAAGTAGCCAGAACTGCAGACTGGAAAGAAATGTCGGAGCTGCTCAGACCTCTTGGCCTCTATGCACTCAGAGCAAAAACTATCATCAAGTTTTCAG ACGAGTACCTGAGCAAGCAGTGGAAGTACCCCATCGAGCTGCACGGAATCGGGAAGTATGGGAATGACTCCTACAGAATCTTCTGCATCAACGAATGGAAAGag GTGCAGCCGCAGGACCACAAGCTGAACATCTACCACACGTGGCTCTGGGAAAACCATGAGAAGCTGAGCGTGGACTGA